The following are from one region of the Veillonella nakazawae genome:
- the glyS gene encoding glycine--tRNA ligase subunit beta: MAKDLLFEIGAEEIPAGFMPNILGQLKQLAETKLNDAHLPFESIATYGTPRRLALIVKGLADASAEISERHKGPSASIAYDADGNATKAAIGFARGKGLDVADLVVEDGYIYAETKTAGVPAKDIVTDMLPQLISGLNFPKSMHWGNLDAKFVRPVRWLVALLDEEVIPVEFATVKSGNVTRGHRFLGADEITIKNAASYVETLKENFVMVDQDARRELISKQLHDIAASKNASIVWDDDLLEEINYLVEWPTALCGGFEESYLALPDAAIITPMKDHQRYFPLVGQDGKLLPMFLTVRNGSDHSIEVVQAGNERVLRARLDDAKFFFNEDRKKPLIDRQDGLTKIVFQEGLGNLADKTERLLKLGRVFGEECGLHEDAAVVLERATELAKTDLTTGMVTEFTELQGVMGKEYALLDGESEEVAEAIFEQYLPRFAGDVLPQTEAGKVLSIIDKVDNIVATFSRGLIPTGSQDPYALRRQTIGILNILLGSEWNISLRPIFKASMELLNVAADKQEELLNQVEEFFTLRLKNIFLDREVPHHVIDLLLSNNELSVADAEGLVNALLANRIDENVELVQAYTRMYNLVKDVEYTGVNSDLLKEDAEKALFEAASKASEASLAAWEANDYTAVVAVPATLVPAINKFFEDVMVMDKDEAIKANRLQLVRLAYSVMAIIGDISALK; encoded by the coding sequence ATGGCAAAGGATTTATTATTTGAAATCGGTGCAGAAGAAATTCCTGCCGGCTTTATGCCAAATATCTTAGGTCAATTAAAACAATTGGCTGAAACAAAATTAAATGATGCCCATCTTCCTTTTGAAAGCATCGCAACCTACGGTACACCACGTCGTTTGGCTCTTATTGTGAAAGGTCTTGCTGACGCATCCGCTGAAATCAGCGAACGTCATAAAGGTCCTTCTGCATCCATCGCCTATGATGCTGACGGCAATGCTACAAAAGCAGCTATCGGCTTTGCTCGTGGTAAAGGTCTTGATGTAGCTGATCTCGTTGTAGAAGACGGCTATATTTACGCTGAAACTAAAACGGCAGGCGTACCAGCAAAAGATATTGTTACAGACATGTTGCCACAATTGATATCAGGCCTTAACTTCCCTAAATCCATGCATTGGGGTAATTTAGATGCTAAATTCGTACGTCCTGTACGTTGGCTTGTAGCATTACTTGATGAAGAAGTAATTCCTGTAGAATTTGCTACTGTAAAATCTGGTAATGTAACACGTGGTCATCGCTTCTTAGGGGCTGATGAAATCACTATTAAGAATGCAGCATCCTATGTAGAAACATTAAAAGAAAACTTTGTTATGGTTGATCAAGACGCACGTCGTGAATTGATCTCTAAACAATTACATGATATTGCAGCTTCTAAAAATGCATCCATCGTTTGGGATGATGATTTGTTAGAAGAAATTAACTATCTTGTTGAATGGCCTACAGCATTGTGCGGTGGCTTTGAAGAGTCCTACTTGGCACTTCCTGATGCAGCTATCATTACACCAATGAAAGACCATCAACGTTACTTCCCATTAGTTGGTCAAGATGGTAAATTGTTGCCAATGTTCTTAACAGTTCGTAACGGCTCCGATCATTCCATCGAAGTAGTTCAAGCTGGTAATGAACGCGTATTGCGCGCTCGTCTTGATGATGCTAAATTCTTCTTCAACGAAGACCGCAAGAAACCTCTTATCGATCGTCAAGATGGGTTGACTAAAATCGTATTCCAAGAAGGTCTTGGTAACTTAGCCGATAAAACTGAACGTTTGCTTAAATTGGGCCGTGTATTTGGTGAAGAATGTGGCTTACACGAAGATGCAGCTGTTGTATTAGAACGCGCTACAGAGCTTGCTAAAACTGACCTTACAACTGGTATGGTTACAGAGTTCACAGAATTACAAGGTGTAATGGGTAAAGAGTACGCTTTACTTGATGGTGAGTCCGAAGAAGTGGCAGAAGCTATTTTTGAACAATATTTACCACGCTTTGCAGGCGATGTATTGCCTCAAACAGAAGCAGGTAAAGTATTGTCTATTATTGATAAAGTAGATAACATCGTTGCTACTTTCAGCCGTGGTTTAATTCCTACAGGTTCTCAAGATCCATATGCATTGCGTCGTCAAACAATTGGTATCTTGAACATCTTGCTTGGTAGCGAATGGAATATCAGCTTGCGTCCAATCTTCAAAGCATCTATGGAGTTATTGAATGTAGCTGCTGATAAACAAGAAGAATTGCTTAACCAAGTTGAAGAGTTCTTCACACTTCGTTTGAAAAATATCTTCCTTGATCGCGAAGTTCCTCATCATGTAATCGATTTGTTGTTGTCTAACAATGAATTGTCCGTAGCTGATGCAGAAGGTCTTGTAAATGCATTGTTAGCAAACCGCATCGATGAAAACGTTGAGCTTGTTCAAGCTTATACTCGTATGTACAATCTTGTAAAAGATGTGGAATATACAGGCGTTAATAGCGACTTGTTAAAAGAAGATGCTGAAAAAGCATTGTTTGAAGCCGCTTCTAAAGCATCTGAAGCTAGCCTTGCTGCGTGGGAAGCAAATGATTACACTGCTGTTGTAGCTGTTCCTGCTACTTTAGTTCCAGCTATCAACAAATTCTTTGAAGATGTAATGGTTATGGATAAAGACGAAGCTATTAAAGCTAACCGTCTACAACTTGTTCGCTTAGCGTACAGCGTAATGGCTATTATCGGTGATATTAGTGCATTAAAATAA
- a CDS encoding MarR family winged helix-turn-helix transcriptional regulator translates to MNHDELYKALCKVPNGKEKSRDKIIIELYMRSEGASQKQLVDALNMRPATVSEQTDILIELGYVTKHIDYMDKRISVVGLTEEGKRLGKSLLHSYDQFLNVLFSDFSDDEKDDLYRLLGKLKRPILSK, encoded by the coding sequence ATGAATCATGATGAATTATATAAAGCCTTATGTAAGGTTCCAAATGGTAAAGAAAAGTCTCGTGATAAAATAATTATAGAATTATATATGCGATCTGAAGGGGCATCTCAAAAACAATTAGTAGATGCTCTTAATATGCGTCCTGCTACAGTATCAGAGCAGACCGATATTCTTATTGAATTAGGGTATGTCACAAAGCACATCGATTATATGGATAAACGGATTTCCGTAGTAGGGCTCACTGAAGAGGGGAAACGATTAGGTAAGTCATTATTACATTCATATGACCAATTTCTTAATGTACTATTTTCTGATTTTTCTGATGATGAAAAAGATGATTTATACCGCTTGTTAGGTAAGTTAAAGCGCCCAATCTTAAGTAAATAA
- the glyQ gene encoding glycine--tRNA ligase subunit alpha, which translates to MTFQEIILNLQKFWSDQGCIVQNPYDIEKGAGTMNPATFLHAIGPEPWAVCYVEPSRRPADGRYGDNPNRLFQHHQFQVIVKPSPDNIQELYLQSLATLSIHAEDHDIRFVEDNWESPTLGAWGLGWEVWLDGMEVTQFTYFQQVGSIDCKPVSVEITYGLERLAMYIQGVENVYDLKWNENVTYGDVWHANEVEQSVYNFELADTDMLFKLFDMYEAEAKRVCEAGYVLPAYDYVLKCSHTFNLLDSRGAISISERTAFIGRVRALARICAQQYLAKREELGFPLLKGDK; encoded by the coding sequence ATGACATTTCAAGAGATTATTTTAAATCTACAAAAATTCTGGAGCGATCAAGGTTGTATCGTTCAAAATCCATATGATATTGAAAAGGGCGCAGGTACAATGAATCCTGCAACATTCTTGCATGCTATTGGTCCTGAACCATGGGCGGTATGTTATGTAGAGCCTTCTCGTCGTCCAGCAGACGGTCGTTATGGTGATAACCCTAACCGTTTGTTCCAACATCATCAATTCCAAGTTATTGTGAAACCATCTCCAGATAATATCCAAGAATTATACTTACAATCCTTGGCAACTCTTAGTATTCATGCGGAAGATCACGATATCCGTTTCGTAGAGGATAACTGGGAATCTCCAACATTGGGCGCTTGGGGCCTTGGTTGGGAAGTATGGCTTGATGGTATGGAAGTAACTCAGTTCACATATTTCCAACAAGTTGGTTCCATCGACTGTAAACCAGTTTCCGTAGAAATTACATACGGTTTAGAACGTTTGGCTATGTACATTCAAGGTGTAGAAAACGTATATGACCTTAAATGGAATGAAAACGTTACATATGGCGACGTTTGGCATGCTAACGAAGTAGAACAATCCGTATATAACTTTGAATTAGCAGATACAGATATGCTCTTCAAATTATTTGATATGTACGAAGCAGAAGCAAAACGCGTTTGCGAAGCGGGCTATGTATTACCAGCTTACGACTATGTATTGAAATGTTCCCACACATTCAACTTACTTGATTCCCGTGGTGCTATTTCTATCAGCGAACGTACTGCTTTCATCGGCCGCGTACGTGCATTAGCTCGTATTTGTGCACAACAATACCTTGCTAAACGCGAAGAATTAGGTTTCCCACTTTTGAAAGGAGATAAATAA